One window of the Magnolia sinica isolate HGM2019 chromosome 19, MsV1, whole genome shotgun sequence genome contains the following:
- the LOC131234409 gene encoding pentatricopeptide repeat-containing protein At1g05750, chloroplastic yields the protein MLAMHARYLLSCIQSTARLTTIAAAAAASASAFRGSGSGQIHLVDVSSYNQAIDKFIKSGSLIPAIQLFEDMPDRDVISWNLIIAGHARHGLPERALDLFKEMVFQGIKESPSTFSSILGICSDAGFYREGKQIHCRVTVLGFGLNVFVGSALIGLYMQAGFPDLAMMLFDELLERNLVTWNLVLRGFCELGLSDELLEFFSRMKSDGINANCITFSYLIRGCSNGGFLDRGKQAHCHVIKLGWIPANLFIANGLVDLYSACGCLADAKKSFEFIPVEDVISWNSIVSIHADHGLLLEALKFFYGMQLWGKKPSVRAFNGFLNASSRSQNLVFGEQIHGSVLKLGLDRSSLHVQSALIDMYGKCSEIQSSVSVFDEMPEKNLECCNSLITSFLHCGIIDDAVEMFGLMMDECVRPDHVTFSATLKASSLSFSGGPTTCQLLQCCVIKSGFESDIAVSCSLIDAYSRCSDIERSRQIFEWIPKPNVICYTAIISGFARKGMGIEGLQMLKSMVQEGLEPDAVTFLSVLSGCDHSGLVEEGQSVFKSMKDIHGVHPDRRHYSCMVNLLGRAGLLEEAKEMLRVAPVEGNSVMWSSLLQSCIVHGNEKMGAEAVNALMELEPEDPATYLQVSNFYNAIGDSERSKEIREKMVMKKMRKEIGYSLIEVIDCPDLEMQVQQWIEPSS from the coding sequence ATGTTAGCAATGCATGCAAGGTATCTGCTATCTTGCATCCAAAGTACCGCAAGACTTACAACcatagctgctgctgctgctgcttctgctTCTGCTTTCCGCGGATCAGGATCAGGACAAATTCACCTCGTAGATGTTTCTTCGTACAATCAAGCAATCGACAAGTTCATAAAATCTGGTTCCTTAATTCCTGCCATTCAATTATTCGAGGATATGCCTGACCGCGATGTGATCTCATGGAACTTGATAATTGCTGGCCATGCACGACACGGGTTACCAGAGCGAGCTCTTGATCTCTTCAAGGAGATGGTTTTTCAAGGAATCAAAGAAAGCCCATCGACGTTTTCCTCCATTTTGGGTATTTGCAGTGATGCTGGATTTTACCGAGAAGGGAAACAGATTCACTGCAGGGTGACTGTTCTTGGTTTTGGTTTGAATGTGTTCGTTGGTTCCGCACTCATTGGTCTTTACATGCAGGCAGGATTTCCAGATCTCGCAATGATGTTGTTTGATGAATTGCTAGAGAGGAACTTAGTGACATGGAATTTGGTTCTGCGTGGATTCTGCGAGTTGGGTCTATCAGATGAGCTGTTAGAATTTTTCTCTAGAATGAAATCAGACGGCATCAATGCCAATTGCATCACTTTCAGCTATTTGATACGCGGATGCAGTAATGGAGGATTCTTGGATCGAGGAAAGCAGGCACACTGCCACGTGATCAAGCTCGGATGGATACCAGCAAATCTATTCATTGCCAATGGATTGGTGGATCTATACTCAGCTTGCGGATGCTTGGCCGATGCAAAGAAATCATTTGAATTTATTCCCGTCGAGGACGTGATTTCATGGAATTCGATAGTCTCCATTCATGCAGATCATGGGCTTTTGCTTGAAGCTCTTAAATTCTTTTATGGAATGCAATTGTGGGGGAAGAAACCTTCTGTCCGCGCATTCAATGGGTTTTTGAATGCATCGAGCAGGAGCCAAAACCTTGTGTTTGGAGAACAGATTCATGGGTCTGTTCTAAAATTGGGTTTGGATCGCAGCAGCCTCCATGTTCAATCTGCATTGATTGATATGTATGGAAAGTGCAGTGAGATTCAGAGTTCAGTTTCAGTGTTCGACGAAATGCCAGAGAAGAATTTAGAGTGTTGCAATTCACTGATCACTTCATTCTTACATTGTGGCATCATAGACGATGCGGTTGAGATGTTtggattgatgatggatgagtgtGTGAGGCCTGATCATGTGACTTTCTCTGCGACACTAAAAGCATCATCCTTGTCGTTCTCTGGGGGTCCAACGACATGTCAATTGCTCCAATGTTGCGTGATCAAATCAGGTTTCGAATCCGATATTGCAGTGTCCTGTTCTCTGATTGACGCATATTCAAGATGCAGTGACATAGAACGGTCCCGCCAGATTTTTGAATGGATTCCAAAACCAAATGTCATTTGCTACACGGCAATAATCTCAGGATTTGCCCGAAAGGGGATGGGAATAGAAGGGCTACAAATGCTCAAGTCGATGGTTCAAGAGGGTCTGGAACCAGATGCAGTTACGTTCTTGTCTGTCTTATCAGGGTGCGACCATTCGGGGTTAGTGGAAGAAGGGCAATCAGTGTTCAAATCGATGAAAGACATTCATGGGGTCCACCCAGATCGACGGCATTATTCATGCATGGTCAACCTTCTTGGCCGAGCAGGATTGCTAGAAGAAGCGAAAGAAATGCTGAGAGTTGCACCAGTTGAAGGCAATTCAGTAATGTGGAGCTCACTGTTGCAGAGTTGTATAGTGCATGGGAATGAAAAGATGGGGGCCGAAGCAGTGAACGCATTGATGGAGCTGGAACCAGAAGATCCTGCAACTTATTTGCAGGTTTCGAATTTTTATAATGCGATTGGGGATTCGGAAAGATCGAAAGAAATTAGAGAGAAAATGgtgatgaagaagatgaggaAGGAGATTGGGTACAGTTTGATTGAGGTGATCGATTGTCCTGATCTTGAAATGCAAGTACAGCAATGGATTGAACCATCTTCCTGA